In a genomic window of uncultured Flavobacterium sp.:
- the tatC gene encoding twin-arginine translocase subunit TatC, producing the protein MAKKNLGEMSFLDHLEELRWLLVRSTIAICIMAFFTYFISDYLFDQIILGPIRPTFFTYRWFCDLSHQLGFADSICITELNFIIQNTEMEGQVNIFVWMCLLAGFILSFPYILWEIWKFISPALYEKERKNAKVFIFVSSLLFFLGVLFGYYVVIPMSVNFVATFSVSDVVKNQFTLDSYMGMVKTSILGSAVFFELPIAIYFLTKLGLVTPLFLRKYWKYAVVIILVIAAIVTPPDVVSQTIVAIPMLLIYEVSILISKVVYRNKMKENV; encoded by the coding sequence ATGGCAAAAAAAAACCTTGGCGAGATGTCATTTTTAGACCATCTTGAAGAATTAAGATGGTTATTAGTTAGGAGTACAATTGCAATTTGCATCATGGCATTTTTCACTTATTTTATTAGTGATTATCTATTTGATCAAATTATTTTAGGTCCAATAAGACCAACATTTTTTACTTATCGCTGGTTTTGTGATTTATCACATCAATTAGGATTTGCTGACAGTATTTGTATTACTGAACTGAATTTTATTATTCAGAATACAGAAATGGAAGGTCAGGTAAACATATTCGTCTGGATGTGTCTTTTGGCCGGATTCATTTTAAGTTTTCCTTATATTTTATGGGAAATCTGGAAATTTATCAGCCCGGCATTATATGAGAAAGAGCGTAAAAATGCAAAAGTATTTATCTTCGTTTCCTCTTTACTTTTCTTCTTAGGAGTATTATTTGGTTATTATGTTGTAATTCCAATGTCGGTAAATTTCGTTGCCACTTTCTCTGTGAGTGATGTTGTAAAAAACCAATTTACACTTGACTCTTATATGGGAATGGTAAAAACAAGTATTCTTGGAAGTGCTGTGTTTTTTGAATTACCAATTGCAATTTATTTCTTAACTAAATTAGGATTAGTAACGCCTCTTTTCTTAAGAAAATATTGGAAATATGCCGTAGTAATCATCTTGGTTATCGCTGCAATCGTAACTCCTCCAGATGTAGTAAGTCAAACTATTGTAGCAATACCAATGTTACTTATCTACGAAGTGAGTATTCTGATTTCGAAGGTTGTTTATAGAAATAAAATGAAAGAAAATGTCTGA